The Pseudomonas entomophila genome segment CCTCGTTGTGCACGTGCGACCCGACACGCCCCCACCGGGTCACAAGTGGTAATAATTTTTCGATTATTGTCTGAATAATCTCAAAGTTGAAGTGTTTTGCCACTATTGATGAAAGACAGTCCGTCCCATTCGCAGGTTCAATCGTATTCCGACTCCACATGCTCGCCCAGCAACCTGCGTTGTCTTGGCGTAGCCGCCGCCAGCACTTCGGGGTTGAAGTGCCAGTTGAGGTAAGGGGAAAACTTCTGCGCCACCATCCGCCGGCCATAGTGCACCTGGAGCATGTCGCGAATTTGCCCGTTGCTGCGGTTGGCGCCACCGGCATGCCAGCAATCGCTGCGAAAGACCAGCGCGTCACCGGCCTTGCAGAGGATGGGCACGGCACCCTGCCCCTGCCAGGTGTCTTCACCCGACCTGGGCGCACGGCCCGCATGATGACTGCCAGGCACGACCCAGGTCGGCCCCAGTGTCAGGTCGATATCACAGAGATAGAGTTGCGCGGTGAGTATCTGCATGGGCTGGGTGAACCGTTGCAGGCTGCTCAGCCACTCGGGCAACTCCATGGGCAGGTGATCCAGGTGCAACCCCAGGCCAGGGTAGCCGGGGTGGCTGCGCCATGCCGTCTGGCCAATCACGTGGCAATCGGCGCCCAGCGCGGCTTCAGCCAGCTCTATCAACGGTGGCAGGTCGAGAAACGGCAACCACAACGGATCGCGGTTGAAGACGCACTTGTAGTGTTCCAGCAGCCCTTGGTAGTCCCAGTGGAACGGTTGTAGGTCGTCGATGGCACAGCGCAGCAATGCGATTTGCAGCGGCGCCAGCACACCGGGAATCACGGTGTACCCCTCGCACAGCGCCTGCAAACACGATTCAGTACTCATGCTACCCCCCTTGTAGGGGCCGACTTGCCGGCGAACCACCCCCCAAGCCAACCCAAAGAGAACATTTGTACTCCTGTCAAATCAACGCCAAATCAATGCCAATTCAGGTCTACCCTGGCAGGCGTCTTGCCATCCACCGCCACCAGTTGCTGCAAGGTCTGGCCATCAGCTGTGCCCGTTACCCGGTAGTGTCCCGGTGGCAATTGCACGAAGATCAGCGGGCCAACATCCTGCAAGGTCAATACCGGCTGCCCCTGGGCCGACTGGATATCCACCGTGGCACCGCTCTGGAACTGGCCATCGCGGCCGATGGAAAGGGTGATGTGCAAATCGTAACCTTGAGTACGACGCAGGGCGTTGGCTTCATCCTGGCCGATGCCACCCTGCAGGTAGCGGATGCCGTTCTGTTGCTGGGGTTGCAGCTGCACGCCTTGTGGGTCGATCGGGGCATTGAGGTCGGCGGCGGCCGCCAGGGTCCAGGGCATGGCCAGGGCCAGCATCAGTGCCGCGCACAGGCCGTAGTGATGGGTACGCATGGTGCATTCCTCCCTCTGGGGGATGGTCTACACAGTTTGGATAATTTCCAGGCGCCGTCGTTCGCACATCTGCGCGCCGTTAGTCCGTGCATCGCGGCTGAAGCCGCTCCTACAAGGCTGCGTCGCGACGCTCTTCAAGCAACTTGATGAACATGCTCAAGCTGCGCGATACCGTCCCACGCCGCCACACCAGCCAGGTCTTCAGGTAGCGAAAATCCTCCGCCATCGGCCAGGCGCTCACCGTGCTGCAACCCGGCATGTTGTCGAGCATGCTGCGCGGCATCATGGCAAGCCCTGCGCCGGCACTGACGCAGGCGAGCATGCCGTGGTAGGACTCCATCTCGTGGATCTTGCCCGGCACGGCCTGGTCATGAACGAACCAGCTTTCGAAATGATGGCGGTACGAGCAGTTGGCACGGAAGGCATAGATGCTCGCGCCGTTGACGTCGCGGGCGCGGGTCACCGGGGGGTGGTTGAGCGGCGCGATGACCATCATTTCCTCCTCGAACACCGGCATGCCCTCGAGGGTCGGGTGCAGCACCGGGCCATCGACGAAGGCGGCGACCAGCCGCCCGGACAACACCCCTTCGAGCATGGTCCCCGAGGGCCCGGTGGACAGATCCAGGTCGACCTTGGGGTAGCGCTGGTTGTAGGCCGCCAGCAGCGCCGGAATGCGTACCGCCGCCGTACTTTCCAACGAACCCAGGGCGAAGGTGCCCTGCGGATCCTCGCCGGCCACCGTCAGGCGCGCCTCGTGCACCAGGTCGAGGATGCGCCGGGTGTATTCCAGGAAGTTCCACCCGGCAGGCGACAGGCGCAGCCGGCTCTTCTCGCGGATGAACAGCTCGACCCCCAGGTCCTCTTCCAGCTGCTTGATGCGGGTGGTCAGGTTCGACGGCACCCGATGGATATGCTGTGCGGCAGCGCTGATGCTGCCGTGCTCGGCCACGGCCTTGAACATCTCGAGTTGCACCAGGTCCACAATCATTCTCCAAACGTGAATGTTTCGCTCAGTATTATTCAGTTTTCATTAAAACGCGCCACCTCTAGTCTGGGCCCACCCCTTTAGAACAATGAGCGTCCTGCCATGAGCGAGATCAGCAGCCTGACCCACGCCATCTCCGTCGACCCCTTCAGCGGCGAACAGATCGGTCACTACGCCTTCGACACCGACGCCGCACTGGAAGCGGCGCTGCAACGCGCCAAGGTGGGCTATGGCCAGTGGCGCAAGGTGTCGCTGGGTCAGCGCAGCGAATACCTGCTCGCCCTGGCGCAGGCCCTGCAAGCCAATGCCGAAGCCTTCGCCCAGATGATCGCCCGCGAGATCGGCAAGCCGATCACCCAGGCCCGTGGTGAAGTCAGCAAGTGTGTCGGCCTGTGCCAGTGGTACGCCGAGCACGGCCCGGCGATGCTCGCCCCCGAGCCGACCCAGATCGATAAAGCCCGCATCGAGTACCGCCCGCTCGGCCCGATCCTCGCCGTGATGCCATGGAACTTCCCGCTCTGGCAGGTGCTGCGTGGCGCCGTCCCGGCCCTGCTGGCCGGCAACACCTATGTACTCAAGCATGCCCCCAACGTGATGGGCAGCGCCTACCTGTTGGCCGACCTGTTCAAGCGCTCCGGCCTGCCTGAAGGCGTGTTCGAGGTGCTCAACGTCACCCCCGAAGGCGTCACCCGCGCCATCAACGACCCGCGCATCGCCGCCATCACTCTGACCGGCAGCGTGCGCGCCGGCATGGCCATAGGCGCCCAGGCGGGTGCTGCCTTGAAGAAGTGCGTGCTGGAGCTGGGGGGGGCCGACCCGTTCATCGTGCTGGCCGATGCCGACCTCGATGCTGCGGTCAAAGCGGCGGTGATCGGCCGCTACCAGAACACCGGCCAGGTCTGCGCCGCGGCCAAACGCCTGATCGTCGAAGAAAGCATCGTCGAGGCGTTCACCGAGAAGTTCGTCGAAGCCACCCGAGCGCTGACCGTCGGCAACCCGCTTAAGGACGCCACCTATATCGGCCCGATGGCCCGCTACGACCTGCGCGACGAGCTCGACGGCCAGGTCCAGGCCACGCTGGCCGAAGGCGCCACCTTGCTGCTGGGCGGGCACAAACTCGAAGGCGTGGGCAACTTCTACGCACCGACCGTGTTCGCCAATGTCACCCCTGAGATGACGGCGTTCAAGCAAGAGCTGTTCGGCCCGGTGGCAGCGATCATCAGCGCCCGTGACGCCGATCATGCGGTGGAACTGGCCAACGACAGCGAGTTCGGCCTGGCCTCGACCATCTACACCGCCGACTATGCCCTGGCCGAGCGCATGACCGAGGCGCTGGACACCGGTGGCGTGTTCATCAACGGCTACTGTGCCTCCGATCCCCGCGTGGCGTTCGGTGGCGTAAAGAAGAGCGGGTTCGGGCGCGAGCTGTCGCACTTTGGGGTGCGTGAGTTCACCAATGCGCAAACCGTGTGGCTGGATCGTAACTGAGGCCGCCATCGCGATGACCGGGCATCGAGCCAATCGCAGCTACTGCCCGCGCCCTCGCCTGAGGGTTTCACTCGGCAGCTCCCTGAACAACTGCCGGTAGCTGTCGGAGAACCGCCCCAAGTGCCAGAACGACCAGCGCATGGCCACCTCGGCCACGGTCGCATCGCCTGACAGCAGGTCGCGCCGTGCGCCATTGAGCCGGCGCAGCCGCAACCAAAGCGCCGGCGGCATGTCGGTAAAGCCCTTGAACGCCTGCTGCAACTGGCGAACCGACACATTGGCGACCTTGGCCAACGCCACCAGGTTGAGGGTTTCGTCAGGGCAGTCGGCGGCCCATTCGCTGACCCGGCGCATGATCGCCCGCGCTTCGTCACGCCGCCCCAGCGCCTCGCGCGGCAAACGTTGCCCGGCATTGTCGAGGATGAACAGGCAGTCCTCCAGCAACTGCTCGGCCAGCGCCCTACCCTCCAGCGGGCAATCGGCCTGGCCAAGGCGGGTGAGCGTAGCACTCAGCCAATTACCGAACAGGGCGTTCTGCTGGCAGGCCAGCGGCACCATGAACAACCCGCGCAGGCGCTCTACATCCAGGCCATGGTTGGCCAGGAACGGCTGATCGAACACCACCGCCACCTCCTGGTAGTTCTCGGGCGTGATCCAGATGTTGCGGCTGTCTTCATTGAGCAGGTAGAGGCTGTTTTCGCTGCGGTCGAAACAGAACGCCAGCGCGCCGCTGGGGGCGCGGAAGAACTGTTCGACCCGGGTATTGAGGCGCTCTTCGTACACCTCCACGCCCTCCAGCCCCAACCAGCGCAGCTGGCCATTGAAATGCCCCGGGGACATCTGCCGGTACTGCTGCTGCCAACCAGGGGTGGCGCGGGTTTGCTCGGTCACATCGGTGGTACGGAAGTCCTGGACTTGCAAGGCGTTTGGCGTTGTCACGCACTGTCCTATTGCACTCTTTTGGTGCATTCAACGGCGAAGAAAGTGGATAGATCGCCCTCGCGGGCTGCGCCCAAGATAGTCCCCAGCGTCACCCGTGGGAAGTGCCCACTGGCGAGCGACGCACAACAACCCAACCAAGAGGTCTGTATGAACGCCCCCTTCGATCAGCTGTCCACCTGGCTGAAAGAACACCGGATCACCGAAGTCGAATGCGTGATCAGCGACCTGACCGGCATCGCCCGCGGCAAGATCGCCCCGACCGCCAAGTTCCTCCACGAGCGCGGCATGCGCCTGCCCGAGAGCGTGCTGCTGCAGACCGTCACCGGCGACTACGTCGATGACGACATCTACTACAGCTTGCTCGACGCCGCCGACATCGACATGGTCTGCCGCCCCGACCCCACGGCGGTGTACCAGATCCCCTGGGCCATCGAACCGACCGCGATCGTCATCCACGACACCTTCGACAAGCAGGGCAACCCCATCGAGCTGTCGCCGCGCAACGTGCTGAAGAAGGTGCTCAAGCTGTATGCCGACAAAGGTTGGCAGCCGATCGTCGCGCCGGAAATGGAGTTCTACCTCACCCAGCGCTGCGAAGACCCGGACCTGCCGCTGCAAGTGCCGCTGGGCCGTTCGGGCCGTGCCGAAAGCGGTCGTCAGTCGTTCTCCATCGACGCTGCCAACGAATTCGACCCACTGTTCGAGGACGTCTACGACTGGTGCGAGATCCAGGGCCTGGACCTGGACACGCTGATCCACGAGGACGGCCCGGCGCAGATGGAGATCAACTTCCGCCACGGCGACGCCCTCGACCTGGCCGACCAGATCACCGTGTTCAAGCGCACCCTGCGCGAGGCGGCGCTCAAGCACAACGTCACCGCCACCTTCATGGCCAAGCCGATCACCGACGAGCCCGGCAGTGCCATGCACCTGCACCAGAGCGTGGTCGACATCGCCACCGGCAAGCCGATCTTCGCCAACGACGACGGCAGCATGAGCGAGCTGTTCCTGCATCACATCGGCGGCCTGCAGAAGTACATCCCCAAGCTGCTGCCGATGTTCGCGCCCAACGTCAACTCGTTCCGCCGTTTCCTGCCCGACACCTCAGCGCCGGTGAATGTCGAGTGGGGTGAGGAAAACCGCACCGCCGGCCTGCGCGTACCCACCTCCAGCCCCGAGGCGATGCGGGTGGAGAACCGCTTGCCCGGCGCCGACGCCAACCCGTACCTGGCGATCGCCGCGAGCCTGCTGTGCGGCTACATCGGCATGGTCGAGAAGATCGAGCCGAGCGCGCCGGTGCAGGGGCGTGCCTATGAGCGGCGCAACCTGCGCCTGCCGATCACCATCGAGGACGCGCTGCAGCACATGGAGGATTGCGAGGTGGTGCGCGAGTACCTGGGGCAGCAGTTCGTCCAGGGTTACGTCGCGGTCAAGCGCGCCGAGCACGAGAACTTCAAGCGGGTGATCAGCTCGTGGGAGCGGGAGTTTCTGCTGCTGAGCGTGTGATCCCTGATTGATTTGAACGACCGCTGCAGGAGCGGCTTCAGCCGCGATCACCCGCGAAGCGGGTGCCAGCACCGCGTTGCCTGCATCGCGGCTGAAGCCGCTCCTGCAACGAACGCCGCCACACCGATCCATCGTTAATACCACGACCAAGAAAAAGACCAACGAGGTGTCGACATGCGTCATCCGAAAACCCTGATCCCCGCAACCTTTGCTCTGCTGTTCTGTGCCGCCGCGCACGCCCAGCCGACGGTGAGCGTGTACAACTGGACCGACTACATCGGTGACACCACGCTGGCCGACTTCCAGGCCAGTAGCGGGATCAAGGTGGTCTATGACGTGTTCGACTCCAACGAGACCCTCGAAGGCAAACTGCTGGCCGGGCGCACCGGCTATGACGTGGTGGTGCCTTCGAACCATTTCCTCGCCCGCCAGGCCCAGGCCGGCGCGTTCCTGGCGCTGGACCGCAGCAAACTGCCGAACTGGCGGCACCTGGACCCGAAACTGCTCAAGCAGCTCGAGCAGAACGACCCGGGCAACCAGTACGCCGTGCCGTACCTGTGGGGTACCAACGGCATCGGCTACAACGTCGACAAGGTCAAGGCAGTGCTGGGTATCGAGAAGATCGATTCCTGGGCGGTGCTGTTCGAGCCTGAGAACCTCAAGAAGCTCAAGCAATGCGGCGTGGCGTTCATGGACTCGCCTGACGAACTGTACCCGGCCATGCTCAACTACCTGGGCATGAACCCACGCAGCGAGAAGGCCGACGACTACAGGCAAGCCGAGGCCCGCTTCCTCGAACTGCGCCCCTACATCACCTACTTCCACTCCTCCAAGTACGTCTCCGACCTGGCCAATGGCGACGTCTGCATCGCCTTCGGCTACTCCGGTGACGTGCTGCAGGCCGCGCACCGCGCCGAAGAGGCCGGCAATGGCGTCAAGGTCGCCTACAGCATCCCCAAGGAAGGCAGCAACCTGTGGTTCGACCTGCTGGCCATCCCCAAGGACGCCAAGAACCCCGAGCAAGCCCTGGCCTTCATCAACTACCTGCTCGACCCCAAGGTGATCGCCAAGGTCAGCAAGGCTGTCGGCTATGCCAACGCCAACCCGGACGCCCAGGCCGACATGGACCCGGCGCTGGTGAACAACCCCGAGATCTACCCACCACAGGAAGTGCTGGACAAACTGTATGTCTCGACCATGCAAAGCCCCGGGATCCTGCGGCAGATGACCCGCTCCTGGAGCAAGATCAAGTCCAACCGCTGAGCCGAGCACACCCATGCCACAGATGACAGAACACACCGCCTCCTACTACGCCGCGAGCGCGCGACGGAGCACCCTCTATCCCGTGCTCGACCAGGACCTGCAAGCCGACGTGTGCGTGGTCGGCGGCGGCCTGACCGGCGTCAATGCCGCCCTGGAACTGGCCGAGCGCGGCCTGTCGGTAATCCTGCTGGAGGCCCGGCGCATCGGCTGGGGCGCCAGCGGGCGTAACGGTGGCCAGCTGATCCGAGGGATCGGCCATGACGTAACAGGTTTTGCCCGGCATGTCGGCCAGGATGGCGTGCGCTACCTGAAGCAGGCGGGTATCGACTCAGTGGCCTTGGTCGCCCGGCGCATCGAACAATACGGCATCGACTGCGACCTGCGCTGGGGCTTCTGCGAACTGGCCAATACCCCGGCGCAGTTCGCCGCCTTCGAGGAGGAACAGCGTGACCTGGCCGAGCTCGGCTATCGCCACGAGACGCGCCTGGTCGAACCCGGGCGCATGCATGAGATCGTCGCCAGTGACCTGTACGCCGGCGGCCTGGTGGACATGGGCTCCGGGCACCTGCACCCGCTCGACCTGGTCCAGGGCGAAGCCCGTGCGGCCCATGGCCTGGGTGTGCGGATCTTCGAGCAAAGCCCGGTGCTGCGCATCGAGCACGGCAGCACCGTGACCTTGCACACCGCACGGGGCAAGGTCCGTGCCCGGAGCCTGGTGCTGGGCTGCAACGCTCATCTGGATGAGCTGGAACCGCGCCTGAGCGGCAAGGTGCTGCCCGCGGGCAGCTACGTGGTGGCCACCGAGCGGCTGCCTGAGCCGCTCGCCCGCAGCCTGATCCCACAGCATATGGCGCTGTGCGACCAGAAGGTCGGCCTGGACTATTACCGCCTGACCGCCGACAACCGCCTGCTGTTCGGTGGCGCCTGCCACTACTCCGGGCGCGACCCGAAGGATATCGGCGCCTACATGCGGCCCAAGGTGCTCAGGGTATTCCCGCAACTGGCCGACGTGCGCCTGGACTACCAGTGGGGCGGCATGATCGGCATCACCGCCAACCGCTTCCCCCAAGTCGGCCGCCTGGGCCAGCACCCCAACGTCTACTATGCCCAGGGCTACTCCGGGCATGGCCTGAACGTCACCCACTGGACCGCGAAACTGCTGGCCGAGGCTATCGCCACCGAGCACAGTTACGGGTTCGATGTGTTCAGCGCCGTGCCGCACCTGACCTTCCCCGGCGGCAAGGCCCTGCGCTCGCCGTTGCTGGCCCTGGGGATGCTTTGGTACCGGCTGCGCGAGGCGTTAGGCTGAAGCGCGCAAGCCCCTGTAGGAGCCAGCCTTGCTGGCGAACAGCCCCAACGCCGGTCTAGAGGCCCGCTTGCGCCGGGTTCGCCTGCAACGGTTGTGCGAGCAAAGGGCGCTGGCCATCCGCCAAGCACCTGCTAGCGTTGTTCTGGCCATCCCCCTCACGGAACCCGCCATCATGATGCACCTGCCTCGCACCACCCTGTTGTGCGCCGCCCTGCTGGCCCTGGTCGCCTGTTCCAGCAACCGAGTCGACCCCAAGGACTATTCCGGCTTTCTCAAGGACTACAGCCGCCTCAAGCCCGCTGAAAGTATTTCAGGCGCACCGGTGATGCGTTGGGTCGACCCAGACATCAAGGCCAGCCAGTACACCAAGGTGTTCATCGAGCCGAGCCAGTTCTATCCCAAGCCGCAGCCAACCAACGTGATCTCCGCGCAGACCCTGCAGGAGATCACCCGCTACTTCAACGACGCCATGCGCCGGGAACTGGGCAGCGTGCTCACCCTGGTCAAGGAGCCCGGCCCGAACACCATCGTGGTGCGCCCGGCGATCACCGCAGTGTCCACCAGCACCGAGGGCCTCAAGCCCTACGAAGTGATCCCCATCGCCCTGGTGGCCGCGGCGGTCAACACCGCCGCCGGTGGCCGCGACCAGGACGTCGACATCGCCGTTGAGGCCGCCTTCCTCGACGGTGCCAACCAGAAGGTGCTGGCCCAGGTGGTGCGCAAGGGCAGCGGTAAAGAGCTGGAGAACGACACCACGCAATTGACCCTGAACGACGTCAAGCCGGTGCTCGATGGCTGGGCCAGCGATATGCGCCGCAGCTTCGTGGCCATGCGCGACAAAAAGCGCTGAGCCACTCGTCGGAGATAATGCAAAAAAGCCATCACCGCCTGCCGGGCCTGCTTAACTCAAGCGGGCTGCCAGGCAGGCGGCCCGTATACCACGGATGGGTTGCCCAAGTTGGCTGCCAACAGCCTCTCGCACCCGTCGGCCCGTTCTCATGACGTAGCCCGACGGCCTTTCGAGCGCAAGCCAGCTCGAACGCTCTCCCCTCCTACCGCCTGCGCCAGCTGACATAACCGTTCTTCACTCATTGAATGCAATGGAGGCAATCATGTCTGAATCGCTGCTCGCACCGTCGGAAGGCCTCTTCCCGGTGTCCTACCTGATCGGCACCAACGCGCCAGGCGCCCCGCGCCTGCAGCTGGACCTGCTGGTCTACACGCCAGACCGGAGCGTCAACGGTCACGCGACGATCACCCAGGCCACCAACCCACCGTTGGACCTGAGCCTGGATGTCTGGGGCACCTACAGCTACCTCACCGTGCAGCCGCCAAGCGAAGGCAAGATCCTGCTGACGGTGCGCGGCAACCACGGTGGTCCGCATGCTAACTCGCCGGAGCAGTTCGAACTGCAGGCATTGCTCGACCAAGATTGGCAGAAAGGTACGGCCAACTACCGCTATTACAACGGCCAGCGCTGGATCGAGGTGGACAATGTACCGGTCGTGCTTGATCCGAAGCGTGTCCAGACGCTAGCGAATGTCGACCTGTCGACCGAACTGCACACCGCCACCCTGGAGGCTGTTATCGCCACCGGTGACGTGGCCCAGCTCAAGCAACTCGCCAGCGGCGCCGTGGGCAAGGCTCTGGACCAAGCCCTCGCCTCGACCAAGAGCCCGGCCTCCAAGGCCGCCAAGAAAGCCTGAGCAGACAACAAGGAGAATCAGCATGACCATCGGACTGTTCCATACCCGCCTGAACGTCAGCAACGGCTCGCTCGGCGCGCCGAACCTGACTCTCGACCTGATTGTGAACACCGTGTCGAAGAAGGTCACCGGCAAGGCCACCGTCATACAGACCACCCATCCGGTACAGGTCTTCCATGCCAACGTATGGGGCAAGTACAGTGAACTGCTGTTCGCACCGCCCAGCAGCCACTCGATCATCCTGCACCTGGACGGTAGCCCTAGCGGCCCGCTCAGCCAGATCGCCCAGACCTTCCACCTGCAAGGCCTGCTCGATACCGGCTGGAACAACGGCACCGCCAGCTACCGCTACTTCACCAACGGTCACTGGGTCAACCAGCACGGCCGCGTGCGCAAGGCGCCGGAGATCGTCCACCAGCACCAGCCGGCAGAACGCCTGAAAGCGGCCATCCGCCACCTCGAAAGCGTCTGATTCACGTCATGTGACTGTGCGGGAGCCGGCGTGCCGGCTCCCTCATCGTTTGGCACCATGCAGTTATCCTCATCACTCCCTGCAGAAAACAACGTTTTTTCCAACGCACACTCCCCGCTAGGCTGTGTCCGTAACCGACCACGGACCCACGCCCATGCTTGCGCTGCTGCTGACCACCCTCGTGCCGATCATCCTGCTCATTGCCCTGGGAACCTGGCTGCGGGTACGCGGCTTTCTCGCCGAAAGTTTCTGGCCCGGCGCCGAGCGCCTGAGCTATTACGTGCTGCTACCGTCGCTGTTCCTCCACGGCCTGACCACCGCCAACCTCGATGGCGTGCCGGTGCTGGGCATGGTCGGCGTACTGATGCTCTCCACCCTGCTCGTAGCCCTGCTGCTGGTGCTCTACCAGGGGGCGGCGAGCCACGATGGCGCCGATTTCACCTCGGTGTTCCAAGGCGGCGTGCGCTTCAACAACTACATCGGCGCCACCCTGGCCGCCGGCCTCTACGGCAGCGCCGGGATTGCCCTGGCGGCGGTGGCCAACGCCGCCATCGTGCCCCTGGTCAACCTGCTTTGCGTGCTGGTGTTCGCTCGTTTCAGTGCCCGCCACAGTTCACCGGCCACGGTGCTCCGGGCGATCTTCGCCAACCCGCTGATCGTCGGCTGCGCCGGTGGCCTGTTGCTGCGGGTCAGCGGCCTGGGCCTGCCCGCAGGGCTGGAACCCACGGTGAAAGCGCTCGGCCAGGCTGCCTTGCCCCTTGGACTGTTGTGCGTGGGCGCGGCGCTGGGCGGTGCGCGCCTGGGCCAGCAGGCCAAACCGCTGCTGGCCGCGTCGCTGTTCAAGTTCCTGGTGATGCCCATGACCGCCTGGGGCCTGTGCCGGCTGTTCGGGCTGGGCGGCCAGGCCGCGGTGGTGGCAGTGCTGTTCCAGGCGCTGCCAACCGCCTCGTCGTCCTATGTGATGGCCCGGCAAATGGGCGGCAACGCGCCCCTGATGGCGACCATCATCGCCCTGCAGACCGTG includes the following:
- a CDS encoding DUF1842 domain-containing protein, which produces MTIGLFHTRLNVSNGSLGAPNLTLDLIVNTVSKKVTGKATVIQTTHPVQVFHANVWGKYSELLFAPPSSHSIILHLDGSPSGPLSQIAQTFHLQGLLDTGWNNGTASYRYFTNGHWVNQHGRVRKAPEIVHQHQPAERLKAAIRHLESV
- a CDS encoding AEC family transporter — translated: MLALLLTTLVPIILLIALGTWLRVRGFLAESFWPGAERLSYYVLLPSLFLHGLTTANLDGVPVLGMVGVLMLSTLLVALLLVLYQGAASHDGADFTSVFQGGVRFNNYIGATLAAGLYGSAGIALAAVANAAIVPLVNLLCVLVFARFSARHSSPATVLRAIFANPLIVGCAGGLLLRVSGLGLPAGLEPTVKALGQAALPLGLLCVGAALGGARLGQQAKPLLAASLFKFLVMPMTAWGLCRLFGLGGQAAVVAVLFQALPTASSSYVMARQMGGNAPLMATIIALQTVAAAVTLPLVLSLTLN